Proteins from a genomic interval of Apteryx mantelli isolate bAptMan1 chromosome 5, bAptMan1.hap1, whole genome shotgun sequence:
- the LOC136992235 gene encoding shootin-1-like: protein MDWAGESVRPLAAILESEGNEAEEEEEEEEDEEAEEEEHLTLIQEMDEAKEKLSEFEQASQALLAELSALETQFEIEKTCRQQAEAYAAQVNQENAKLKRLSLMLPPEEAAGEQDPGPDPAWHYGQQLRDLQERLSRLLAEKKDLAAEVRELQSHNRELQEQLERENGEKQTLRATLDRNQRALKSFKRAESPLSPSPPAASQIVTQDYREAVQQLELEQELRLHAEAFAHQMLVEKKEANRQSSILMQSVGPNAQLLRALEDVGNLTRLLEEAKQEHQRQVKTLEEQLETRPEREELDAARAALAAAEEENGRLRRRLHEAQKQLAELEQKVRALEETLPSRTDPLEPAVPPPPPPPPPPLPPPGPAVPVDPLSAIRQRKGLANGKRGKPDADDVKARAVQEMMDRIKSGVVLRPAKERAPPGQVRRSAAMELRSILGTMRKTSRTPSWRKSSVKGRDSQLDSILQRRRKALDSSASTPASLPGSEPAAAAAGSPAQAPGDGAVRAAPSTRSSQENGDAVRFRPRSAGSLPKNRPTVRLVEGRFKPA, encoded by the exons ATGGATTGGGCTGGGGAAAGCGTGAGGCCGCTCGCag CCATCCTGGAGTCAGAAGGTAacgaggcggaggaggaggaggaagaggaagaggacgaggaggcagaagaagaggag CATCTGACCCTGATCCAGGAGATGGACGAAGCGAAGGAGAAGCTGTCCGAGTTCGAGCAAG CCTCGCAGGCGCTGCTGGCCGAGCTCTCGGCGCTGGAGACCCAGTTCGAGATCGAGAAAACGTGTCGCCAGCAAGCCGAGGCGTACGCGGCCCAG GTGAACCAGGAGAACGCGAAACTCAAGCGGCTCAGCCTGATGCTGCCGCCCGAGGAGGCGGCCGGCGAGCAAGACCCCGGCCCCGATCCGGCCTGGCACTACGGGCAGCAGCTCCGAG ACCTGCAGGAGAGGCTCTCCCGGCTGCTGGCGGAGAAGAAGGATCTCGCCGCGGAGGTTCGGGAGCTGCAGAGCCacaacagggagctgcaggagcag CTGGAGAGGGAAAACGGGGAGAAGCAGACGCTGCGGGCGACGCTGGACAGGAACCAGCGGGCTCTGAAGTCCTTCAAGAGAG CTGAGTCCccgctgtccccgtcccccccggcAGCGTCGCAGATCGTCACGCAGGATTACCGCGAGGCGGtgcagcagctggagctggagcaggagctgcggcTGCACGCCGAAGCCTTCGCCCACCAG ATGCTGGTGGAGAAGAAGGAAGCCAACAGGCAGAGCAGCATCCTGATGCAGAGCGTGGGACCCAACGCGCAGCTGCTCCGGGCCCTGGAGGACGTGGGCAACCTCACCCGCCTGCTGGAGGAAGCCAAGCAGGAGCATCAGCGgcag GTGAAGACGCTGGAGGAGCAGCTGGAGACGAGACCGGAGCGGGAGGAGCTGGACGCGGCCCGAGCTGCTCTGGCCGCGGCGGAGGAGGAGAacgggcggctgcggcggcggctgcaCGAAGCCCAGAAGCAGCTCGCGGAGCTGGAGCAAAAAG TGCGGGCGCTGGAGGAGACGCTGCCGTCGCGGACCGACCCCCTGGAGCCGGCTGtgccgccaccgccaccaccgccgccaccaccgctgccaccgccgGGACCCGCCGTCCCCGTGGA cccccTCTCGGCGATCCGGCAGAGGAAAGGGCTGGCAAACGGGAAACGCG GCAAGCCGGATGCCGACGATGTCAAAGCTCGAGCCGTGCAGGAGATGATGGACCGGATAAAGAGCGGGGTGGTCCTGAGGCCGGCGAAGGAGCGGGCACCCCCGGGCCAGGTACGCAGG AGCGCCGCGATGGAGCTGCGGAGCATCCTG GGCACCATGAGGAAGACGAGCAGGACGCCGAGCTGGCGGAAGAGCAGCGTGAAGGGCAGGGACAGCCAGCTGGACTCCATCCTGCAGCGGCGACGCAAGGCGCTGGACTCCTCCGCATCCACTCCGGCCTCGCTGCCCGGCTCCgagccagccgccgccgccgccgggagccccgcgcAGGCTCCGG
- the ATP6V1B1 gene encoding V-type proton ATPase subunit B, kidney isoform isoform X2, which yields MLGRVFNGSAKPIDSGPPVMAEDFLDINGQPINPHGRIYPEEMIQTGISPIDVMNSIARGQKIPIFSAAGLPHNEIAAQICRQAGLVKKSKGVMDYHEDNFAIVFAAMGVNMETARFFKADFEENGSMENVCLFLNLANDPTIERIITPRLALTTAEFLAYQCEKHVLVILTDMSSYAEALREVSAAREEVPGRRGFPGYMYTDLATIYERAGRVEGRNGSITQIPILTMPNDDITHPIPDLTGFITEGQIYVDRQLHNRQVCSRVSAAPPPCKEPGSPAEPACRQQIYPPINVLPSLSRLMKSAIGEGMTRKDHGDVSNQLYACYAIGKDVQAMKAVVGEEALSADDLLYLEFLHKFEKQFIAQGPYENRSIFESLDLGWQLLRIFPRQLLKRIPESVLAEYYPRDAKAPAPQPAGTAL from the exons ATGCTCG GTCGGGTCTTCAACGGCTCCGCGAAGCCCATCGACAGCGGCCCGCCGGTGATGGCCGAGGACTTCCTCGACATTAACG GGCAGCCCATCAACCCCCACGGCCGCATCTACCCCGAGGAGATGATCCAGACCGGCATCTCGCCCATCGACGTGATGAACAGCATCGCCCGGGGCCAGAAGATCCCCATCTTCTCCGCCGCCGGCCTGCCCCACAACGAG ATCGCCGCGCAGATCTGCCGCCAGGCCGGCCTGGTGAAGAAGTCCAAGGGCGTGATGGACTACCACGAGGACAACTTCGCCATCGTCTTCGCCGCCATGGGGGTGAACATGGAAACGGCCCGCTTCTTCAAGGCCGACTTCGAGGAGAACGGCTCCATGGAGAACGTCTGCCTCTTCCTCAACCTGGCCAACGACCCCAC GATCGAGCGCATCATCACGCCGCGGCTGGCGCTGACCACCGCCGAGTTCCTGGCCTACCAGTGCGAGAAGCACGTGCTGGTGATCCTGACCGACATGAGCTCCTACGCCGAGGCGCTGCGGGAG GTCTCGGCGGCCAGAGAGGAGGTGCCCGGGCGCCGCGGCTTCCCCGGCTACATGTACACCGACCTGGCCACCATCTACGAGCGGGCCGGGCGCGTGGAAGGCAGGAACGGCTCCATCACGCAGATCCCCATCCTGACCATGCCCAACGACG atatcACCCACCCCATCCCCGACCTGACTGGCTTCATCACAGAGGGGCAGATCTACGTGGATCGGCAGCTCCACAACAGACAGGTCTGTTCCC GGGTTTCTGCAGCCCCCCCGCCTTGCAAAGAGCCCGGATCGCCCGCTGAGCCCGCCTGTCGCCAGCAGATCTACCCCCCCATAAACGTGCTGCCCTCCCTGTCCCGCCTGATGAAGTCGGCCATCGGGGAGGGCATGACCAGGAAGGACCACGGGGACGTCTCCAACCAGCTG TACGCCTGCTACGCCATCGGGAAGGACGTGCAGGCGATGAAGGCGGTGGTGGGCGAGGAGGCACTCTCGGCCGACGACCTGCTCTACCTGGAGTTCCTGCACAAGTTCGAGAAGCAGTTCATCGCGCAGG GCCCCTACGAGAACCGGAGCATCTTCGAGTCGCTGGACCTCGGCTGGCAGCTGCTGCGCATCTTCCCGCGGCAGCTGCTGAAGCGCATCCCCGAGAGCGTCCTGGCCGAGTACTACCCGCGCGACGCCAAggcgccggccccgcagcccgccggCACCGCGCTGTGA
- the ATP6V1B1 gene encoding V-type proton ATPase subunit B, kidney isoform isoform X1, with the protein MLGRVFNGSAKPIDSGPPVMAEDFLDINGQPINPHGRIYPEEMIQTGISPIDVMNSIARGQKIPIFSAAGLPHNEIAAQICRQAGLVKKSKGVMDYHEDNFAIVFAAMGVNMETARFFKADFEENGSMENVCLFLNLANDPTIERIITPRLALTTAEFLAYQCEKHVLVILTDMSSYAEALREVSAAREEVPGRRGFPGYMYTDLATIYERAGRVEGRNGSITQIPILTMPNDDITHPIPDLTGFITEGQIYVDRQLHNRQIYPPINVLPSLSRLMKSAIGEGMTRKDHGDVSNQLYACYAIGKDVQAMKAVVGEEALSADDLLYLEFLHKFEKQFIAQGPYENRSIFESLDLGWQLLRIFPRQLLKRIPESVLAEYYPRDAKAPAPQPAGTAL; encoded by the exons ATGCTCG GTCGGGTCTTCAACGGCTCCGCGAAGCCCATCGACAGCGGCCCGCCGGTGATGGCCGAGGACTTCCTCGACATTAACG GGCAGCCCATCAACCCCCACGGCCGCATCTACCCCGAGGAGATGATCCAGACCGGCATCTCGCCCATCGACGTGATGAACAGCATCGCCCGGGGCCAGAAGATCCCCATCTTCTCCGCCGCCGGCCTGCCCCACAACGAG ATCGCCGCGCAGATCTGCCGCCAGGCCGGCCTGGTGAAGAAGTCCAAGGGCGTGATGGACTACCACGAGGACAACTTCGCCATCGTCTTCGCCGCCATGGGGGTGAACATGGAAACGGCCCGCTTCTTCAAGGCCGACTTCGAGGAGAACGGCTCCATGGAGAACGTCTGCCTCTTCCTCAACCTGGCCAACGACCCCAC GATCGAGCGCATCATCACGCCGCGGCTGGCGCTGACCACCGCCGAGTTCCTGGCCTACCAGTGCGAGAAGCACGTGCTGGTGATCCTGACCGACATGAGCTCCTACGCCGAGGCGCTGCGGGAG GTCTCGGCGGCCAGAGAGGAGGTGCCCGGGCGCCGCGGCTTCCCCGGCTACATGTACACCGACCTGGCCACCATCTACGAGCGGGCCGGGCGCGTGGAAGGCAGGAACGGCTCCATCACGCAGATCCCCATCCTGACCATGCCCAACGACG atatcACCCACCCCATCCCCGACCTGACTGGCTTCATCACAGAGGGGCAGATCTACGTGGATCGGCAGCTCCACAACAGACAG ATCTACCCCCCCATAAACGTGCTGCCCTCCCTGTCCCGCCTGATGAAGTCGGCCATCGGGGAGGGCATGACCAGGAAGGACCACGGGGACGTCTCCAACCAGCTG TACGCCTGCTACGCCATCGGGAAGGACGTGCAGGCGATGAAGGCGGTGGTGGGCGAGGAGGCACTCTCGGCCGACGACCTGCTCTACCTGGAGTTCCTGCACAAGTTCGAGAAGCAGTTCATCGCGCAGG GCCCCTACGAGAACCGGAGCATCTTCGAGTCGCTGGACCTCGGCTGGCAGCTGCTGCGCATCTTCCCGCGGCAGCTGCTGAAGCGCATCCCCGAGAGCGTCCTGGCCGAGTACTACCCGCGCGACGCCAAggcgccggccccgcagcccgccggCACCGCGCTGTGA